A genomic region of Amphiura filiformis chromosome 6, Afil_fr2py, whole genome shotgun sequence contains the following coding sequences:
- the LOC140155022 gene encoding putative ABC transporter arginine-binding protein 2 isoform X2 — MGDSGSYNNLPTILSVLALVIGIVAVIMAAVSVSQKETNNFIIGGGDKGGAEGAQSDGMNDDDRIWVIAIGHAADGTEYIDEISGQIKGFDIDMVNAVCRIAGKNCRFSADVFNRCWDSQIGETQRGGVGLYAGYYDACTGWLHTYVRDRTFQFTDPFSTVKATEVGFFVKPGNPGNFTYRDIRGKKIGFLDGYLNDEVCVARQDNIQGVPIPPENVIHYPTHEQLAAGIHNGDVDAGFNFAYYKSDLVEIIPGFRAQCALAGQSMMMREDNTLWEWWNPAFAKLRASAEYKRICRDLLEQHGHVPGPSPDEHCFDNK; from the exons ATGGGGGATTCTGGGTCTTACAATAATCTACCTACCATTTTAAGCGTCTTGGCGTTAGTGATTGGGATAGTTGCCGTTATTATGGCCGCAGTTAGCGTGTCACAGAAGGAAACCAACAACTTTATTATTGGAGGCGGAGATAAAG GCGGTGCTGAGGGTGCTCAAAGTGATGGGATGAATGACGATGACAGAATTTGGGTTATAGCGATTGGACATGCAGCGGACGGCACTGAATATAT TGATGAAATTAGCGGTCAGATTAAAGGATTTGATATTGACATGGTGAATGCAG TATGCAGGATAGCAGGCAAAAACTGTCGCTTTTCTGCCGATGTTTTCAACCGGTGCTGGGATTCCCAGATTGGTGAAACACAGCGAGGAGGCGTGGGGCTTTATGCGGGATATTATGATGCATGCACTG GTTGGCTTCATACATATGTTCGGGATCGGACCTTCCAATTCACTGATCCATTTTCCACTGTCAAAGCAACTGAAGTTGGATTTTTTGTCAAACCTGGCAACCCTGGGAATTTTACTTATCGAGATATAAGAGGAAAGAAGATTGGATTCCTTGACGGATATTTAAATGATGAAGTTTGCGTTGCCCGCCAAGATAATATACAA gGTGTACCGATACCACCAGAGAACGTGATCCACTATCCGACTCATGAGCAACTAGCGGCTGGTATTCACAACGGAGAc GTAGATGCCGGGTTTAATTTTGCTTACTATAAATCCGATTTGGTGGAAATCATTCCGGGTTTCAGAGCTCAATGCGCTCTTGCTGGTCAGTCTATGATGATGCGTGAAGACAATACTTTGTGGGAATGGTGGAACCCAGCTTTTGCTAAGCTACGAGCCTCTGCCGAGTACAAACGTATTTGCAGAGATTTGCTGGAGCAACATG